In Candidatus Hydrogenedentota bacterium, one genomic interval encodes:
- a CDS encoding 4Fe-4S binding protein has translation MAAVVDADLCAGCAACVEECPTESITLNDDGQAVVDPETCNECAACVEACPSEAISIPS, from the coding sequence GTGGCAGCGGTAGTAGATGCGGACCTCTGCGCGGGTTGCGCCGCGTGCGTGGAAGAGTGCCCCACCGAATCGATCACACTGAATGACGACGGGCAAGCCGTCGTGGACCCGGAAACGTGCAATGAATGTGCGGCATGCGTGGAAGCCTGCCCGAGCGAGGCGATCAGCATTCCGTCCTGA
- a CDS encoding aspartate-semialdehyde dehydrogenase produces MTPKTVAVAGATGLVGRQMLEMLEARDYPVKSLKLLASERSKGRTLTFKGQELPVEVLTEDSFKDVEVALFSAGGGTSKKFAPCAAKAGCVVVDNSSAWRMDAEVPLVVPEVNPGDVKWHKGIIANPNCSTIQMVVALKPLHDAARIERVVVSTYQAVSGAGKSAVEELKAQTRDILDGKPARPAVFPYQIAFNCIPQIPQSAAFIENGYSTEEMKMINETKKIMGDDSIRVTATTVRVPVFNGHSESVNIETEKKLTAAEARALLAKAPGIIVQDDLASQLYPLATASLGRGETFVGRIREDLSHPRGLCFWVVSDNLLKGAALNAVQIAELL; encoded by the coding sequence ATGACACCGAAGACGGTCGCAGTCGCCGGGGCCACAGGCCTCGTAGGCCGGCAGATGCTCGAAATGCTCGAAGCGCGGGATTATCCGGTCAAGAGCCTCAAGCTCCTGGCTTCGGAACGCTCCAAAGGCCGCACGCTCACGTTCAAGGGCCAAGAACTCCCCGTCGAGGTACTGACCGAGGACTCCTTCAAGGACGTCGAGGTGGCGCTCTTCAGCGCGGGCGGCGGCACCAGCAAGAAATTCGCGCCGTGCGCCGCGAAGGCCGGCTGCGTCGTGGTGGACAATTCGAGCGCGTGGCGCATGGACGCCGAGGTGCCGCTGGTCGTTCCGGAAGTGAACCCAGGCGACGTGAAGTGGCACAAGGGCATCATTGCGAACCCGAACTGCTCGACGATCCAGATGGTCGTGGCGTTGAAACCGCTGCACGACGCCGCCCGCATCGAGCGCGTTGTCGTCTCGACGTACCAGGCGGTTTCCGGCGCGGGCAAGAGCGCGGTCGAGGAACTTAAAGCCCAGACGCGCGACATCCTGGACGGAAAGCCGGCGCGGCCCGCCGTGTTTCCGTATCAAATCGCGTTCAACTGCATCCCGCAGATCCCGCAGAGCGCGGCGTTCATCGAGAACGGCTACAGCACCGAAGAGATGAAGATGATCAACGAGACCAAGAAGATCATGGGGGATGACAGCATCCGCGTGACGGCGACCACGGTGCGCGTGCCGGTGTTCAACGGGCACAGCGAGTCCGTCAACATTGAAACGGAAAAGAAACTGACCGCGGCCGAAGCGCGGGCACTGCTTGCCAAGGCGCCCGGCATCATCGTGCAGGACGACCTGGCGAGCCAGCTGTACCCGCTCGCGACGGCATCTTTGGGGCGCGGCGAGACCTTCGTCGGCCGCATCCGCGAGGACCTGTCGCACCCGCGCGGCCTCTGTTTCTGGGTGGTTTCGGACAATCTGCTCAAAGGCGCCGCCCTGAATGCGGTGCAGATCGCGGAATTGTTATAA
- the lpxB gene encoding lipid-A-disaccharide synthase yields the protein MTRLFFSAGESSGDAHGAVLIRALRAQAPNIACEGLGGAGMAAAGMQLRHDLAREAFMGFFEVARHLPKIRRIFLDTAAYLEQSRPDALVLIDYPGFNIRLAQRAHAAGIPVVYYVSPQVWAWKKKRIQTIAKCVRRMLVIFPFEQPLYQSARVDCVYVGHPLLDHIAAHRPKQPAAGPPLIGLLPGSRAQEIARLLPVMIGVARGVRERRPEMRFAAAAVNEERARQVREIAAGFPLEVSVGGMYDLLAEARFCMVASGTATLETALFGVPLVILYRVSPPTYWLARLLVDVEHIGMVNILAGKSLVPEFIQHEASAEKILPQALELIDETPARARMIDALRDVRERLGAGGASERAASAILEVARASRP from the coding sequence GTGACCCGGCTCTTCTTCTCAGCCGGTGAAAGCTCCGGAGACGCCCACGGCGCGGTACTGATCCGCGCGTTGCGCGCGCAAGCGCCAAATATCGCGTGCGAGGGACTGGGCGGCGCCGGCATGGCGGCCGCGGGCATGCAGTTGCGCCACGACCTGGCGCGTGAAGCGTTCATGGGCTTCTTCGAAGTGGCGCGCCATCTCCCGAAAATCCGGCGCATTTTCCTCGATACGGCGGCCTATTTGGAGCAATCGCGCCCCGACGCGCTGGTGCTCATCGACTATCCAGGGTTCAACATTCGCCTCGCGCAGCGCGCGCACGCGGCGGGCATCCCCGTCGTCTATTACGTCAGCCCGCAGGTCTGGGCCTGGAAAAAGAAGCGCATCCAGACCATCGCCAAGTGCGTGCGCCGCATGCTCGTCATTTTCCCCTTCGAGCAGCCGCTCTACCAGAGCGCGCGCGTAGACTGTGTCTACGTGGGCCACCCCCTGCTCGACCATATCGCCGCACACCGGCCGAAACAGCCCGCCGCCGGGCCGCCCTTGATCGGGCTGTTGCCGGGCAGCCGCGCACAGGAGATCGCGCGCCTGCTGCCCGTAATGATCGGCGTGGCGCGCGGCGTTCGCGAACGGCGCCCGGAAATGCGCTTCGCCGCGGCGGCCGTGAACGAGGAACGCGCCCGGCAGGTGCGCGAAATCGCAGCCGGCTTTCCGCTGGAGGTGAGCGTCGGCGGCATGTACGACCTGCTCGCCGAAGCCCGTTTCTGCATGGTCGCGTCGGGCACGGCCACGCTCGAGACGGCGCTGTTCGGCGTGCCGCTGGTGATTCTGTACCGGGTCAGTCCGCCCACGTATTGGCTTGCACGGCTGCTGGTGGACGTGGAGCACATCGGTATGGTAAACATTCTCGCGGGGAAGAGCCTTGTGCCGGAGTTTATCCAGCATGAAGCTTCCGCGGAGAAGATCCTGCCGCAGGCGCTCGAACTCATCGATGAGACACCCGCGCGGGCGCGGATGATCGACGCATTGCGCGACGTGCGCGAGCGCCTCGGCGCGGGCGGCGCATCAGAGCGCGCCGCGTCGGCGATACTTGAAGTGGCAAGAGCATCTCGCCCGTAG
- a CDS encoding Gfo/Idh/MocA family oxidoreductase: MAAIRTGVVGVGHLGYHHARLYAALPGAELAGVVDTDEARRVRAAEEFTVPGFSDVRGLLELGVDAVSVATPTTAHHDVAIDLLCNGVHVLVEKPIAATVFEAETMAAVARAHHRVLQVGHVERFNGAVLALFNAIKRPRFIECHRLSPYPKRSTDISVVLDLMIHDLDIVLALAGTEATLLDAVGVPVFSEEEDIANVRLRFASGCVANLTSSRVSVEPMRKIRIFEENAYVSTSYSDQEVLVYRRTPEPLPPGANPMEHISIEPLPVQREEPLRLELASFLECVRGNNRPVVSAEDGIRALKLAHEILECIRKQRT, encoded by the coding sequence ATGGCCGCTATACGCACAGGGGTCGTCGGGGTGGGGCACCTCGGCTATCACCACGCGCGGCTCTACGCCGCCCTGCCCGGAGCGGAACTTGCCGGCGTCGTCGACACGGACGAGGCCCGCCGCGTCCGCGCGGCGGAGGAATTCACCGTGCCCGGATTCAGCGACGTGCGGGGTCTGCTCGAACTGGGCGTCGACGCCGTGTCCGTGGCTACACCCACTACCGCGCACCATGACGTCGCAATCGACCTGCTGTGCAACGGCGTTCACGTGCTCGTCGAGAAACCGATAGCCGCGACCGTCTTCGAAGCGGAGACCATGGCCGCCGTAGCACGGGCGCACCACCGTGTATTGCAGGTGGGCCACGTCGAACGGTTCAATGGGGCGGTGCTTGCTCTGTTCAACGCCATCAAGCGGCCGCGGTTCATCGAGTGCCACCGGCTGAGCCCCTATCCGAAACGGAGCACCGACATTAGCGTCGTGCTCGACCTCATGATCCACGACCTGGATATCGTGCTGGCTCTTGCGGGAACGGAAGCCACCCTGCTGGACGCGGTGGGCGTGCCCGTGTTTTCGGAGGAAGAGGACATCGCGAACGTGCGGCTGCGCTTCGCCTCGGGCTGCGTCGCAAACCTGACCAGCAGCCGCGTCTCCGTCGAGCCCATGCGCAAGATCCGCATTTTCGAAGAGAATGCGTACGTTTCCACGAGTTACAGCGACCAAGAAGTGCTCGTGTACCGGCGAACACCGGAGCCTCTTCCGCCCGGCGCCAATCCGATGGAGCACATCAGCATCGAGCCGCTGCCGGTCCAGCGCGAAGAACCCCTGCGGCTTGAACTCGCGTCGTTCCTGGAATGCGTGCGCGGGAACAACCGGCCTGTCGTGTCAGCGGAAGACGGCATCCGGGCGCTCAAACTCGCGCACGAAATCCTGGAGTGCATCCGAAAACAGCGAACCTGA
- the lpxA gene encoding acyl-ACP--UDP-N-acetylglucosamine O-acyltransferase, producing the protein MNIHPTAIVHPKAELAEDIEVQAFSIIHEHVRIGRGTVVGPHCVITGRTVIGEDNRFFSGAQIGILSQDLKHKPGLVGRTQIGDGNMFREFVTVSASTLEHDDDEQRVTVIGDHCLFMACTHIGHDCKLGSGVIMANNSALSGHVQVLDYVTLGGLAGVHQFCRVGTQAFIGGMSRINMDVPPYMIAEGHPARCYGPNAVGLKRHGIDKDARATIKTMYRILYRSGLNTSQALEEIKKSVPDCVERRTLLTFIQESTRGILK; encoded by the coding sequence ATGAACATCCATCCGACCGCCATTGTGCATCCCAAGGCGGAACTGGCCGAAGACATAGAGGTCCAGGCCTTCAGCATCATCCATGAACACGTGCGCATCGGGCGCGGCACCGTGGTGGGGCCGCACTGCGTCATTACGGGCCGCACCGTCATCGGGGAAGACAACCGTTTCTTCAGCGGCGCCCAGATCGGCATCCTGTCGCAGGACCTCAAGCATAAGCCGGGCCTCGTCGGGCGCACGCAGATCGGCGACGGCAACATGTTCCGGGAATTCGTGACCGTCAGCGCCAGCACGCTCGAACATGACGACGATGAGCAGCGCGTCACGGTCATCGGCGACCACTGCCTGTTCATGGCCTGCACGCACATCGGCCACGACTGCAAGCTGGGCAGCGGCGTCATCATGGCGAACAATTCGGCGCTGTCCGGGCACGTGCAGGTCCTGGACTACGTGACGCTGGGCGGCCTCGCGGGCGTGCATCAGTTCTGCCGCGTCGGCACGCAGGCGTTCATCGGCGGCATGTCGCGCATCAACATGGACGTGCCTCCCTACATGATCGCCGAGGGCCACCCGGCGCGCTGCTACGGCCCGAACGCGGTGGGCCTGAAGCGTCACGGCATCGACAAGGACGCGAGGGCGACGATCAAGACCATGTATCGTATCTTGTATCGCTCCGGGCTGAACACGTCTCAGGCGCTGGAAGAGATCAAGAAATCCGTTCCCGACTGCGTCGAACGGCGCACCTTGCTCACGTTTATCCAGGAATCCACGCGCGGCATTCTCAAGTAA
- a CDS encoding DUF4445 domain-containing protein, with protein MRREQPAAEEPGGHVRVVFQPHGRETAVLVRSSLIEGAACAGLSIETPCGGTGNCGKCRVQFVAGAPRPGAADARVFSPAELREGWRLACQTHLDAPATVYVPETSLFGSRHQILTATETAAGAELHPAVRKAYVVLEAPTIASAEPDLLRLEQHLGRIRADASLLRELPCKLRRAGFRGTAVLTGHHIIDFEPGDTTGSRHGVAFDVGTTTLVGVLVDLTTGRELAVASRMNPQVRYGDDVLSRILYATEKPGGLDALRDAMAAEIAGMIAELSGRAGVRAEHIYEVTFSGNTTMEHLLCGLDPSALGQVPFTPVFARGLLLSAADLGLPIHPRGLVYVFPVIGGFVGGDTVAGMLAARIDEQDGPTLMVDIGTNGEIVLAHDGRLWAASTAAGPAFEGARISCGMRATAGAIEKIVMDEDVRCSVIADAPPVGLCGSALIDAVAEMLRCGIVAPQGKLRDADELPPGTPEPLRLRIRRDRRGEPAFLLAEGTAPVALTQRDIRELQLASGAIRAGISILLKEAGIGARDLERIRVAGAFGSFIRRSNAQRIGLLPGEVDRSRIHNVGNASLSGARWALLSTDARERAEELARRTRHVDLSRDPDFDLEFAMAMTFPEEQA; from the coding sequence GTGAGGCGGGAACAGCCGGCAGCAGAGGAGCCCGGCGGCCATGTCCGCGTGGTGTTTCAGCCGCACGGTCGCGAAACCGCCGTGCTCGTGCGCAGCAGCCTGATCGAGGGAGCGGCTTGCGCCGGTTTGAGCATTGAGACGCCGTGCGGCGGCACCGGAAACTGCGGCAAGTGCCGCGTGCAGTTTGTGGCGGGCGCGCCGCGGCCGGGCGCCGCGGACGCGCGGGTGTTTTCACCCGCGGAATTGCGGGAGGGCTGGCGGCTCGCCTGTCAGACGCACCTGGATGCGCCCGCTACCGTGTATGTGCCCGAGACTTCGCTCTTCGGCAGCCGGCACCAGATTCTTACCGCGACCGAGACGGCGGCAGGAGCTGAACTGCACCCCGCCGTGCGCAAGGCCTACGTGGTGCTCGAAGCGCCGACGATCGCGTCCGCCGAACCGGATTTGCTGCGGCTCGAACAGCACTTGGGACGTATTCGGGCCGATGCGTCCCTGTTGCGCGAACTGCCCTGCAAGTTGCGCCGCGCCGGCTTCCGGGGCACGGCCGTGCTGACCGGCCATCACATCATCGATTTTGAGCCGGGCGACACGACCGGTTCGCGCCACGGCGTAGCGTTTGACGTGGGCACGACTACGCTGGTTGGCGTGCTTGTCGACCTGACCACGGGCCGGGAGCTGGCCGTGGCTTCGCGCATGAATCCGCAGGTCCGTTACGGGGACGACGTGCTTTCACGCATCCTGTACGCAACGGAGAAGCCGGGGGGGCTGGACGCCCTGCGCGACGCGATGGCCGCGGAAATCGCGGGGATGATTGCGGAGCTGTCCGGGCGCGCCGGGGTGCGCGCGGAACATATCTACGAGGTCACGTTCTCAGGCAACACGACCATGGAGCACCTGCTCTGCGGGCTGGACCCTTCCGCGCTGGGGCAGGTGCCCTTCACGCCCGTGTTCGCGCGCGGCCTGCTCCTCTCCGCCGCGGACCTGGGGCTGCCTATTCACCCGCGCGGCCTGGTTTATGTGTTTCCGGTTATCGGCGGGTTCGTGGGCGGCGATACCGTAGCGGGCATGCTCGCCGCGCGCATTGACGAACAGGACGGCCCTACCTTGATGGTCGACATCGGCACGAACGGCGAAATCGTCCTGGCGCATGACGGCCGGCTCTGGGCCGCCTCGACCGCGGCGGGGCCCGCTTTCGAGGGGGCGCGTATCTCGTGCGGCATGCGCGCCACGGCTGGCGCGATCGAAAAAATCGTCATGGACGAGGACGTGCGGTGCAGCGTCATCGCCGACGCGCCGCCGGTCGGGTTGTGCGGCAGCGCGCTGATCGACGCTGTCGCGGAGATGCTGCGTTGCGGTATCGTTGCGCCACAGGGCAAGCTGCGCGACGCGGACGAATTGCCTCCCGGAACGCCCGAGCCGCTGCGCCTGCGGATTCGTCGCGACCGGCGCGGCGAGCCGGCGTTCCTCCTCGCGGAGGGCACCGCCCCGGTGGCGCTGACACAGCGGGACATCCGGGAATTGCAGCTGGCGAGCGGGGCGATCCGCGCGGGAATCAGCATTCTGCTCAAGGAAGCGGGCATCGGCGCGCGGGACCTGGAACGCATTCGGGTCGCGGGCGCGTTCGGCAGTTTTATTCGCCGCAGCAACGCGCAACGCATTGGCCTGCTCCCGGGCGAAGTGGACCGCAGCCGCATCCACAACGTGGGCAACGCGTCGCTCAGCGGCGCGCGGTGGGCGTTGCTCTCGACGGACGCGCGCGAACGCGCCGAGGAGCTTGCCCGGCGCACGCGGCACGTGGACCTTTCACGCGACCCGGATTTCGACCTGGAATTCGCCATGGCCATGACGTTTCCGGAGGAGCAGGCATAG
- a CDS encoding PKD domain-containing protein, with the protein MPGEDRRRTGAFSRALSVLLLFGAAALAEDEPAKPIELAPDAIAAAIGKLTAPQRIGQLILVTAEGRTAPSTADFAYLEQCPPGGVIVQRSSNPAAAAAYTARLRPLELRTGLPIWLAADLYGLAYQEPGRSSAFLQPPSLLAVGASHDAAAARDAARIVGSYMRGMGFDLHLGPALVLAPTLPGATGSLRCLGSDPAFTGEAGATMVSVLREHGVLAAPMGFPGGGTNRKGGSAAVLLTPAALLDGQDLLPYRRAIEGGASIIHVGDTLVPTVDPLGLPACLSAKVMCGLLRDQLGFQGVILAGPMDSREVTSIADPAEAAVQALAAGADMVYFAQSGAILLKAVMRISDAVQAGRLSLEALDGSLRRVLDVKLAHRLAPPAPAAERDIEKLLSRRDFTDLCYAVEQRSITLIKNEGGVLPLQKEASGPLLVTGVAGVDELFALLEKRVKPMSQQRITTALRLGNVEDFEIKRITDRNEGVRTIVCVVTDTVRTEGQGQLVDALRATGARVAVVLLGYPHALARFAKADAIVLAYCAPGNLALSMRAVANLLLGELPVAVQVPGAPLRLRAGEPYPFDAGAWLRCPAARLPVTVSDAFPVGAGVSFNTAALVKRAVWDFGNGDRAKGTSVSFAYDAPGEYAVTLTVTDTHKNEAAASFPVTVE; encoded by the coding sequence ATGCCTGGCGAAGATAGACGGCGCACGGGCGCATTTTCCCGCGCGCTGTCTGTCCTGTTATTGTTCGGTGCGGCGGCGCTCGCGGAGGACGAGCCCGCCAAGCCGATTGAACTGGCGCCGGACGCGATAGCCGCCGCGATCGGGAAATTGACGGCGCCGCAGCGCATCGGACAACTCATCCTTGTGACGGCGGAGGGGCGGACCGCGCCGTCCACGGCCGATTTTGCCTATTTGGAGCAGTGCCCGCCGGGCGGGGTGATTGTTCAGCGAAGCAGCAATCCGGCGGCGGCAGCGGCCTATACCGCGCGGCTGCGCCCGCTTGAACTGCGCACGGGCCTGCCGATCTGGCTTGCCGCGGACCTGTACGGGCTCGCTTACCAGGAACCGGGCCGGTCCAGCGCGTTCCTCCAGCCGCCGTCTTTGCTGGCCGTGGGTGCATCGCATGACGCGGCCGCCGCGCGCGATGCCGCGCGCATAGTCGGTTCCTACATGCGCGGCATGGGCTTCGACCTGCACTTGGGGCCCGCGCTGGTCCTGGCGCCGACGCTTCCCGGCGCAACGGGCAGCCTGCGCTGCCTTGGCTCGGACCCCGCTTTCACGGGCGAGGCGGGCGCCACCATGGTTTCCGTCCTTCGCGAGCATGGCGTGCTCGCGGCGCCGATGGGCTTTCCCGGCGGCGGCACGAACCGCAAGGGCGGTTCGGCGGCGGTGCTCTTGACACCCGCCGCCCTGCTGGACGGCCAGGACCTGCTGCCCTATCGCCGCGCCATTGAGGGTGGCGCATCGATTATCCACGTGGGCGATACGCTTGTTCCCACCGTGGACCCGCTCGGCCTGCCCGCATGTCTTTCGGCGAAGGTGATGTGCGGCCTGCTGCGCGACCAGCTCGGGTTTCAGGGCGTGATCCTCGCCGGGCCCATGGACAGCCGCGAAGTGACTTCCATCGCCGACCCCGCGGAGGCGGCCGTCCAGGCGCTCGCGGCAGGGGCGGACATGGTGTACTTTGCGCAGTCCGGCGCGATCTTGCTGAAGGCGGTAATGCGCATCAGCGACGCGGTCCAGGCGGGGCGCTTGTCATTGGAGGCGCTGGACGGGTCGCTGCGGCGGGTGCTCGATGTCAAGCTGGCGCACCGGCTGGCCCCGCCCGCCCCGGCCGCTGAACGGGACATTGAAAAGCTTCTCTCTCGCCGCGATTTCACCGATCTGTGCTACGCCGTCGAACAGCGGAGCATCACGCTGATCAAGAACGAAGGCGGCGTGCTGCCGCTGCAGAAGGAAGCTTCGGGGCCGCTGTTGGTCACGGGCGTCGCGGGCGTCGACGAGTTGTTCGCGCTGCTCGAGAAACGGGTGAAGCCCATGAGCCAGCAACGCATCACGACGGCGCTGCGGCTGGGCAATGTCGAGGACTTCGAGATCAAGCGGATTACGGACCGCAACGAAGGCGTTCGCACGATTGTGTGCGTCGTGACCGACACGGTGCGCACGGAGGGGCAGGGGCAACTGGTGGACGCGCTGCGCGCGACGGGCGCGCGCGTGGCCGTTGTGCTGCTCGGCTACCCGCACGCGCTGGCGCGGTTCGCGAAGGCCGACGCCATAGTCCTCGCCTATTGCGCGCCGGGCAATCTGGCGCTGAGCATGCGCGCCGTGGCGAATCTGCTGCTTGGCGAATTGCCCGTGGCTGTTCAAGTGCCGGGGGCGCCGCTGCGCCTGCGCGCCGGCGAACCGTATCCGTTTGACGCCGGCGCGTGGCTGCGCTGCCCGGCGGCGCGGCTGCCCGTGACGGTTTCAGACGCGTTTCCGGTGGGGGCGGGGGTGTCCTTCAATACCGCGGCGCTTGTGAAGAGGGCGGTGTGGGACTTCGGCAACGGTGACCGGGCGAAGGGGACGAGCGTCAGCTTCGCCTATGACGCGCCCGGCGAATATGCCGTCACGCTGACGGTAACCGACACGCACAAGAACGAGGCCGCGGCCTCGTTCCCGGTGACGGTGGAATAG
- a CDS encoding TIM barrel protein, with translation MNRRTFVSMCAAATVGSAFCKSAPVLAAPPGDKPFAGAKLRMSAPLDWFPGDKPEDKLDHVAAWGLPAYEWLGPEGDFDAIRAKADALGLELSCIVGAGAIAPGGMVNPADHDKVVAQFEERVVLAKRLNCKRLVGLSGNERDDIPREEQTQHVITCLKRLAPIAEANGVTLVLEALNPLVDHKGYFVCRTDHAMEIIEAVGSPSVKMLFDIYHQQITEGNVIRNLRSNIRNIGHFHVADNPGRKEPGTGELNYVNIFKTIARTRYEGFVALECGHSTDNYEDTLRATLACLAQI, from the coding sequence ATGAATCGCCGGACTTTTGTGAGCATGTGTGCCGCGGCTACCGTTGGGAGCGCCTTCTGCAAGAGCGCTCCGGTGCTTGCCGCGCCGCCGGGGGACAAACCCTTCGCGGGCGCGAAGCTGCGCATGTCCGCGCCGCTGGACTGGTTCCCGGGCGACAAGCCGGAGGACAAGCTGGACCATGTCGCGGCGTGGGGCCTGCCCGCCTACGAGTGGCTGGGTCCCGAAGGCGATTTCGACGCGATCCGCGCGAAAGCGGACGCGCTCGGTCTCGAACTCAGTTGCATCGTGGGCGCGGGCGCAATCGCGCCGGGCGGCATGGTGAATCCGGCGGACCACGACAAGGTGGTCGCGCAGTTCGAGGAGCGGGTTGTATTGGCGAAGCGCCTGAACTGCAAGCGGCTCGTCGGGCTCAGCGGCAATGAGCGCGACGACATCCCGCGCGAGGAGCAGACGCAGCACGTGATTACGTGCCTGAAGCGGCTCGCGCCCATCGCGGAGGCGAACGGCGTCACGCTCGTGCTCGAGGCGCTGAACCCGCTGGTCGACCACAAGGGCTATTTCGTGTGCCGCACGGACCACGCCATGGAGATCATTGAGGCGGTGGGCAGCCCCAGCGTCAAGATGCTGTTTGACATCTATCACCAGCAGATCACCGAGGGCAACGTGATCCGCAATCTCCGGTCGAATATCCGCAATATCGGCCATTTTCACGTCGCCGACAACCCCGGCCGCAAGGAACCGGGCACGGGCGAACTCAATTACGTGAATATCTTCAAGACGATCGCGCGGACGCGCTACGAGGGTTTTGTGGCTCTCGAATGCGGCCATTCAACAGACAATTACGAGGACACGCTGCGCGCGACGCTCGCCTGCCTCGCGCAGATCTGA